One genomic window of Medicago truncatula cultivar Jemalong A17 chromosome 1, MtrunA17r5.0-ANR, whole genome shotgun sequence includes the following:
- the LOC11420421 gene encoding uncharacterized protein — MHKTHSSFVIQIKAATKEQQKNPSSKFKLNFSTMKIFHRLRKVLMRFVFSSSHHRSSSRDSSSRHRNSERFEPPKTSCSSYYSSYSHYNEAISDCIEFFNKEGVLDGRKSSDVNNV, encoded by the coding sequence ATGCACAAAACACATAGCAGCTTTGTCATACAAATAAAAGCAGCCAcaaaagaacaacaaaaaaaccCTAGTAGTAAATTCAAGTTAAACTTTTCAACAATGAAAATCTTTCACCGTTTACGTAAGGTTCTTATGCGTTTTGTATTCTCTTCTTCTCATCATAGGTCATCATCAAGAGATTCATCATCAAGGCACAGAAATTCTGAAAGGTTTGAACCACCAAAGACTTCATGCAGTTCATATTATTCATCTTATTCTCATTACAATGAAGCCATTTCCGATTGCATTGAATTTTTCAACAAAGAGGGTGTTTTGGATGGTCGAAAATCATCAGATGTTAATAATGTGTAA
- the LOC11421510 gene encoding hexokinase-2, chloroplastic — MSVSVSVTVTVTSTVGPFLPRSHRRSTTAVRSNKVSVGPTRLLTKLKQDCATPLPLLHHVADAMSSEMRAGLSSVDGPGLPMIPTYVHTLPSGNEKGLFYALDLGGTNFRVLRVQLGGKDDRVIDVDFDQVAIPHDLMFATSEELFDFIALGLAKFVDKEDSRFHFPPGRKREIGFTFSFPVKQTSIDSGILIKWTKGFAVSGTVGRDVVACLNEALERQGLDMRVSALVNDTVGTLAGAEYYDNDAKVAVILGTGTNACYIEKLSAIPKLQGHVSSSGKMIISTEWGAFSNGLPLTVFDREMDAASINPGHHIFEKTISGMYLGEIVRRVLVNMAEEEGLFGISVPQKLSMPFILGTPDLSAMQQDNSGDLQAVGSLLYDKAGLESNLSERKTVLEVCDTIVKRGGSLAGAGIVGILQKMEEDSKGLIFGKRSVVAIDGGLYENYPQYRTYLQHSVKELLGTEKSNNVVIEHSKDGSGIGGALLAASNSMY; from the exons atgtctgtttctgtttctgttaCTGTTACTGTTACCTCTACCGTGGGACCCTTTCTTCCACGATCCCATCGGCGATCAACAACAGCCGTCCGATCCAACAAGGTTTCAGTTGGACCAACGAGATTATTAACGAAACTCAAACAAGACTGTGCAACTCCTCTACCTCTTCTTCACCATGTTGCTGATGCAATGTCTTCTGAAATGCGGGCTGGGCTTTCCTCCGTTGATGGGCCCGGGCTTCCCATGATACCAACTTATGTCCACACTCTTCCCTCCGG gAATGAGAAAGGGTTGTTTTATGCATTGGATCTTGGAGGAACAAACTTTCGTGTGTTGAGGGTACAATTAGGTGGCAAAGATGATCGTGTCATTGATGTTGACTTTGATCAAGTTGCTATACCTCATGATCTAATGTTTGCTACGTCCGAG GAGCTGTTTGATTTCATTGCTTTGGGGCTAGCCAAATTTGTGGACAAAGAAGATAGTAGATTTCATTTTCCTCCaggaagaaagagagagattGGTTTCACATTTTCATTTCCTGTCAAACAAACTTCTATTGACTCTGGCATACTAATCAAGTGGACCAAGGGTTTTGCTGTTTCTGGAACT GTTGGAAGAGATGTAGTTGCTTGTTTGAACGAGGCTTTGGAAAGACAAGGACTAGATATGCGAGTTTCTGCTCTG GTTAATGATACTGTTGGAACACTAGCCGGAGCAGAATACTACGACAATGATGCTAAGGTTGCTGTTATTTTAGGAACTGGAACTAATGCTTGTTATATCGAGAAGTTAAGTGCCATTCCCAAATTACAAGGCCATGTTTCTTCTTCTGGTAAAATG ATCATTAGTACTGAGTGGGGTGCTTTCTCAAATGGTCTCCCTTTAACTGTATTTGATAGAGAAATGGATGCTGCTAGTATCAATCCTGGTCACCAT ATTTTTGAGAAGACAATCTCAGGAATGTATCTAGGTGAAATTGTGAGACGAGTGCTAGTCAATATGGCTGAAGAGGAAGGTTTATTTGGGATATCTGTCCCTCAAAAATTGTCCATGCCTTTCATACTCGG AACCCCGGATCTAAGCGCCATGCAGCAAGATAATTCTGGCGATTTACAAGCAGTTGGGTCCCTCCTCTATGATAAAGCAGGG CTTGAATccaatctaagtgaaagaaaaaCAGTTCTAGAGGTTTGTGATACAATTGTAAAGCGAGGCGGTAGCTTAGCTGGTGCAGGAATTGTCGGGATTCTGCAAAAAATGGAAGAGGACTCAAAAGGTCTTATCTTTGGAAAGAGAAGCGTTGTTGCCATTGATGGGGGTTTGTATGAAAATTATCCTCAATACAGGACTTACTTGCAACATTCAGTAAAGGAGCTATTAGGAACAGAAAAGTCAAACAATGTTGTTATAGAACATTCAAAAGATGGTTCTGGTATTGGAGGTGCTCTATTGGCAGCTTCAAATTCCATGTATTAA
- the LOC11409234 gene encoding uncharacterized protein isoform X4 yields the protein MDKTQNMKRGVKKQRHTNKLLFGAFQFSKKPKKQEKVRSLSAVTEMSCHVSEKQQEHPKRFKLHNNFLNGCYGASVPRKLRSAMKKRGRESILHDKEKVNHKIDGIESLEKDNVKKSKKHEIGQNWSQRGVFGSITKDEEEVAETLYALAAMFPRSGSNDIIKELDGEPFMENSSVLQDMKEKVNASLEASVIIQGESFCCESCLLGESSKITNETINGQELFERAKLLVGSHSTAPSTDLQTMPETVKHECRKKVALDDSELCLAMGLNMTGKSRILQCERKPDVELDAARNFDSKQKQQSMKEQVKNGLALWPGLSSVSYDVSPKRSRKRCATHVYISQTIRSLESPKQRVIKESNLHGCHETRASERSKYGVLSEVQNLNRMINGVVTCDTARNPYESKNGILLQQCHYGEISQAASTYGVYGPQKQSFNLLSLSTGSYGLKVDDNNYNKVRSRLEPLSNMHVPYFQSLAQQQRVMPIPTYQSRYASTVYLNHMTVGGPQLQLQQPHYYGSQLYGTQYSSTVSNKQEQQKNLGMQQAAQGRSSVNWNIMRTQNPNWQSGRNYYSAMGPCAPQVIFPHTPTSQEIFGSKITSMVGQQQQLISPIHDKWARSSSQFYL from the exons ATGGACAAGACTCAAAACATGAAGCGTGGAGTTAAGAAGCAAAGACACACAAATAAACTCTTGTTTGGTG CTTTCCAATTCTCAAAGAAACCAAAGAAGCAAGAAAAAGTTAGAAGCTTAAGTGCTGTTACTGAAATGAGTTGTCATGTTTCTGAAAAACAACAAGAACATCCAAAGAGATTTAAGCTTCACAATAAT TTTTTGAATGGATGCTATGGTGCTTCTGTTCCAAGGAAGCTACGTTCAG CCATGAAGAAGCGCGGTCGCGAATCCATCTTACATGATAAAGAAAAGGTGAACCATAAGATCGATGGAATAGAATCTCTAGAAAAGGATAATGTAAAGAAGTCAAAA AAACATGAAATTGGCCAAAACTGGTCCCAAAGAGGAGTTTTTGGTTCCATCACAAAAGATGAGGAAGAGGTAGCTGAGACACTGTATGCCTTGGCTGCAATGTTTCCTCGCAGCGGCTCCAATGATATTATCAAGGAACTTGATGGAGAACCTTTCATGGAAAACTCCTCAGTTCTGCAGGACATGAAGGAGAAGGTTAATGCTTCTCTTGAAG CCTCGGTAATTATTCAAGGCGAAAGTTTTTGTTGTGAAAGTTGTTTACTTGGAGAATCTTCAAAAATCACGAATGAAACTATTAATGGTCAAGAACTCTTTGAGAGGGCAAAGTTATTGGTGGGATCTCATAGCACAGCTCCATCTACGGATCTTCAGACCATGCCTGAGACGGTAAAGCACGAATGTCGCAAAAAAGTTGCATTGGATGACTCTGAGTTATGTCTAGCAATGGG ATTAAATATGACTGGAAAATCAAGAATTTTACAATGCGAGAGGAAACCAGATGTTGAATTAGACGCG GCCAGAAATTTTGATAGCAAGCAAAAACAGCAGTCGATGAAGGAACAAGTAAAAAATG GTCTTGCATTGTGGCCAGGCTTGTCTTCGGTGTCATATGATGTTAGTCCTAAAAGATCACGTAAAAGATGTGCAACTCATGTTTACATCAGTCAAACAATTCGGAGTTTAGAGTCGCCAAAACAAAGAGTTATCAAAGAATCCAATCTTCATGGGTGTCATGAAACGAGAGCAAGCGAAAGATCAAAGTATGGAGTTCTTTCGGAAGTACAAAACTTGAACAGAATGATAAATGGAGTAGTTACTTGTGATACTGCGAGGAATCCTTATGAAAGTAAGAATGGCATTCTTTTGCAGCAATGCCACTATGGTGAAATATCACAGGCTGCTTCAACATATGGAGTATATGGTCCTCAAAAGCAA AGTTTCAATCTCTTGTCCTTGTCAACTGGAAGTTATGGATTAAAGGTCGATgacaataattataataaagttCGAAGTAGGTTGGAGCCGTTGTCAAATATGCATGTACCTTATTTTCAGTCACTAGCACAGCAACAAAGGGTAATGCCAATTCCTACATATCAAAGTCGTTACGCCTCGACAGTTTACCTTAATCATATGACTGTTGGAGGACCACAG CTTCAGTTGCAACAACCTCATTATTATGGTAGCCAATTATATGGAACTCAATATAGTTCAACAGTTTCAAATAAACAAgagcaacaaaaaaatttggggATGCAACAAGCAGCTCAAGGTAGGTCATCTGTAAATTGGAATATTATGAGGACCCAAAATCCTAACTGGCAAAGTGGAAGAAACTACTATTCTGCAATGGGTCCATGTGCCCCCCAAGTCATCTTTCCTCATACCCCTACATCACAAGAAATATTTGGATCCAAGATTACTTCAATGGTTGGACAACAGCAGCAGCTCATTTCCCCCATCCATGACAAATGGGCAAGATCTTCATCTCAATTCTATCTGTGA
- the LOC11409234 gene encoding uncharacterized protein isoform X3, with translation MDKTQNMKRGVKKQRHTNKLLFGAFQFSKKPKKQEKVRSLSAVTEMSCHVSEKQQEHPKRFKLHNNFLNGCYGASVPRKLRSAMKKRGRESILHDKEKVNHKIDGIESLEKDNVKKSKKHEIGQNWSQRGVFGSITKDEEEVAETLYALAAMFPRSGSNDIIKELDGEPFMENSSVLQDMKEKVNASLEASVIIQGESFCCESCLLGESSKITNETINGQELFERAKLLVGSHSTAPSTDLQTMPETVKHECRKKVALDDSELCLAMGLNMTGKSRILQCERKPDVELDAARNFDSKQKQQSMKEQVKNEGLALWPGLSSVSYDVSPKRSRKRCATHVYISQTIRSLESPKQRVIKESNLHGCHETRASERSKYGVLSEVQNLNRMINGVVTCDTARNPYESKNGILLQQCHYGEISQAASTYGVYGPQKQSFNLLSLSTGSYGLKVDDNNYNKVRSRLEPLSNMHVPYFQSLAQQQRVMPIPTYQSRYASTVYLNHMTVGGPQLQLQQPHYYGSQLYGTQYSSTVSNKQEQQKNLGMQQAAQGRSSVNWNIMRTQNPNWQSGRNYYSAMGPCAPQVIFPHTPTSQEIFGSKITSMVGQQQQLISPIHDKWARSSSQFYL, from the exons ATGGACAAGACTCAAAACATGAAGCGTGGAGTTAAGAAGCAAAGACACACAAATAAACTCTTGTTTGGTG CTTTCCAATTCTCAAAGAAACCAAAGAAGCAAGAAAAAGTTAGAAGCTTAAGTGCTGTTACTGAAATGAGTTGTCATGTTTCTGAAAAACAACAAGAACATCCAAAGAGATTTAAGCTTCACAATAAT TTTTTGAATGGATGCTATGGTGCTTCTGTTCCAAGGAAGCTACGTTCAG CCATGAAGAAGCGCGGTCGCGAATCCATCTTACATGATAAAGAAAAGGTGAACCATAAGATCGATGGAATAGAATCTCTAGAAAAGGATAATGTAAAGAAGTCAAAA AAACATGAAATTGGCCAAAACTGGTCCCAAAGAGGAGTTTTTGGTTCCATCACAAAAGATGAGGAAGAGGTAGCTGAGACACTGTATGCCTTGGCTGCAATGTTTCCTCGCAGCGGCTCCAATGATATTATCAAGGAACTTGATGGAGAACCTTTCATGGAAAACTCCTCAGTTCTGCAGGACATGAAGGAGAAGGTTAATGCTTCTCTTGAAG CCTCGGTAATTATTCAAGGCGAAAGTTTTTGTTGTGAAAGTTGTTTACTTGGAGAATCTTCAAAAATCACGAATGAAACTATTAATGGTCAAGAACTCTTTGAGAGGGCAAAGTTATTGGTGGGATCTCATAGCACAGCTCCATCTACGGATCTTCAGACCATGCCTGAGACGGTAAAGCACGAATGTCGCAAAAAAGTTGCATTGGATGACTCTGAGTTATGTCTAGCAATGGG ATTAAATATGACTGGAAAATCAAGAATTTTACAATGCGAGAGGAAACCAGATGTTGAATTAGACGCG GCCAGAAATTTTGATAGCAAGCAAAAACAGCAGTCGATGAAGGAACAAGTAAAAAATG AAGGTCTTGCATTGTGGCCAGGCTTGTCTTCGGTGTCATATGATGTTAGTCCTAAAAGATCACGTAAAAGATGTGCAACTCATGTTTACATCAGTCAAACAATTCGGAGTTTAGAGTCGCCAAAACAAAGAGTTATCAAAGAATCCAATCTTCATGGGTGTCATGAAACGAGAGCAAGCGAAAGATCAAAGTATGGAGTTCTTTCGGAAGTACAAAACTTGAACAGAATGATAAATGGAGTAGTTACTTGTGATACTGCGAGGAATCCTTATGAAAGTAAGAATGGCATTCTTTTGCAGCAATGCCACTATGGTGAAATATCACAGGCTGCTTCAACATATGGAGTATATGGTCCTCAAAAGCAA AGTTTCAATCTCTTGTCCTTGTCAACTGGAAGTTATGGATTAAAGGTCGATgacaataattataataaagttCGAAGTAGGTTGGAGCCGTTGTCAAATATGCATGTACCTTATTTTCAGTCACTAGCACAGCAACAAAGGGTAATGCCAATTCCTACATATCAAAGTCGTTACGCCTCGACAGTTTACCTTAATCATATGACTGTTGGAGGACCACAG CTTCAGTTGCAACAACCTCATTATTATGGTAGCCAATTATATGGAACTCAATATAGTTCAACAGTTTCAAATAAACAAgagcaacaaaaaaatttggggATGCAACAAGCAGCTCAAGGTAGGTCATCTGTAAATTGGAATATTATGAGGACCCAAAATCCTAACTGGCAAAGTGGAAGAAACTACTATTCTGCAATGGGTCCATGTGCCCCCCAAGTCATCTTTCCTCATACCCCTACATCACAAGAAATATTTGGATCCAAGATTACTTCAATGGTTGGACAACAGCAGCAGCTCATTTCCCCCATCCATGACAAATGGGCAAGATCTTCATCTCAATTCTATCTGTGA
- the LOC11409234 gene encoding uncharacterized protein isoform X1 — MDKTQNMKRGVKKQRHTNKLLFGAFQFSKKPKKQEKVRSLSAVTEMSCHVSEKQQEHPKRFKLHNNFLNGCYGASVPRKLRSAMKKRGRESILHDKEKVNHKIDGIESLEKDNVKKSKKHEIGQNWSQRGVFGSITKDEEEVAETLYALAAMFPRSGSNDIIKELDGEPFMENSSVLQDMKEKVNASLEASVIIQGESFCCESCLLGESSKITNETINGQELFERAKLLVGSHSTAPSTDLQTMPETVKHECRKKVALDDSELCLAMGLNMTGKSRILQCERKPDVELDAHAFAFQARNFDSKQKQQSMKEQVKNEGLALWPGLSSVSYDVSPKRSRKRCATHVYISQTIRSLESPKQRVIKESNLHGCHETRASERSKYGVLSEVQNLNRMINGVVTCDTARNPYESKNGILLQQCHYGEISQAASTYGVYGPQKQSFNLLSLSTGSYGLKVDDNNYNKVRSRLEPLSNMHVPYFQSLAQQQRVMPIPTYQSRYASTVYLNHMTVGGPQLQLQQPHYYGSQLYGTQYSSTVSNKQEQQKNLGMQQAAQGRSSVNWNIMRTQNPNWQSGRNYYSAMGPCAPQVIFPHTPTSQEIFGSKITSMVGQQQQLISPIHDKWARSSSQFYL, encoded by the exons ATGGACAAGACTCAAAACATGAAGCGTGGAGTTAAGAAGCAAAGACACACAAATAAACTCTTGTTTGGTG CTTTCCAATTCTCAAAGAAACCAAAGAAGCAAGAAAAAGTTAGAAGCTTAAGTGCTGTTACTGAAATGAGTTGTCATGTTTCTGAAAAACAACAAGAACATCCAAAGAGATTTAAGCTTCACAATAAT TTTTTGAATGGATGCTATGGTGCTTCTGTTCCAAGGAAGCTACGTTCAG CCATGAAGAAGCGCGGTCGCGAATCCATCTTACATGATAAAGAAAAGGTGAACCATAAGATCGATGGAATAGAATCTCTAGAAAAGGATAATGTAAAGAAGTCAAAA AAACATGAAATTGGCCAAAACTGGTCCCAAAGAGGAGTTTTTGGTTCCATCACAAAAGATGAGGAAGAGGTAGCTGAGACACTGTATGCCTTGGCTGCAATGTTTCCTCGCAGCGGCTCCAATGATATTATCAAGGAACTTGATGGAGAACCTTTCATGGAAAACTCCTCAGTTCTGCAGGACATGAAGGAGAAGGTTAATGCTTCTCTTGAAG CCTCGGTAATTATTCAAGGCGAAAGTTTTTGTTGTGAAAGTTGTTTACTTGGAGAATCTTCAAAAATCACGAATGAAACTATTAATGGTCAAGAACTCTTTGAGAGGGCAAAGTTATTGGTGGGATCTCATAGCACAGCTCCATCTACGGATCTTCAGACCATGCCTGAGACGGTAAAGCACGAATGTCGCAAAAAAGTTGCATTGGATGACTCTGAGTTATGTCTAGCAATGGG ATTAAATATGACTGGAAAATCAAGAATTTTACAATGCGAGAGGAAACCAGATGTTGAATTAGACGCG CATGCGTTCGCATTTCAGGCCAGAAATTTTGATAGCAAGCAAAAACAGCAGTCGATGAAGGAACAAGTAAAAAATG AAGGTCTTGCATTGTGGCCAGGCTTGTCTTCGGTGTCATATGATGTTAGTCCTAAAAGATCACGTAAAAGATGTGCAACTCATGTTTACATCAGTCAAACAATTCGGAGTTTAGAGTCGCCAAAACAAAGAGTTATCAAAGAATCCAATCTTCATGGGTGTCATGAAACGAGAGCAAGCGAAAGATCAAAGTATGGAGTTCTTTCGGAAGTACAAAACTTGAACAGAATGATAAATGGAGTAGTTACTTGTGATACTGCGAGGAATCCTTATGAAAGTAAGAATGGCATTCTTTTGCAGCAATGCCACTATGGTGAAATATCACAGGCTGCTTCAACATATGGAGTATATGGTCCTCAAAAGCAA AGTTTCAATCTCTTGTCCTTGTCAACTGGAAGTTATGGATTAAAGGTCGATgacaataattataataaagttCGAAGTAGGTTGGAGCCGTTGTCAAATATGCATGTACCTTATTTTCAGTCACTAGCACAGCAACAAAGGGTAATGCCAATTCCTACATATCAAAGTCGTTACGCCTCGACAGTTTACCTTAATCATATGACTGTTGGAGGACCACAG CTTCAGTTGCAACAACCTCATTATTATGGTAGCCAATTATATGGAACTCAATATAGTTCAACAGTTTCAAATAAACAAgagcaacaaaaaaatttggggATGCAACAAGCAGCTCAAGGTAGGTCATCTGTAAATTGGAATATTATGAGGACCCAAAATCCTAACTGGCAAAGTGGAAGAAACTACTATTCTGCAATGGGTCCATGTGCCCCCCAAGTCATCTTTCCTCATACCCCTACATCACAAGAAATATTTGGATCCAAGATTACTTCAATGGTTGGACAACAGCAGCAGCTCATTTCCCCCATCCATGACAAATGGGCAAGATCTTCATCTCAATTCTATCTGTGA
- the LOC11409234 gene encoding uncharacterized protein isoform X2 has product MDKTQNMKRGVKKQRHTNKLLFGAFQFSKKPKKQEKVRSLSAVTEMSCHVSEKQQEHPKRFKLHNNFLNGCYGASVPRKLRSAMKKRGRESILHDKEKVNHKIDGIESLEKDNVKKSKKHEIGQNWSQRGVFGSITKDEEEVAETLYALAAMFPRSGSNDIIKELDGEPFMENSSVLQDMKEKVNASLEASVIIQGESFCCESCLLGESSKITNETINGQELFERAKLLVGSHSTAPSTDLQTMPETVKHECRKKVALDDSELCLAMGLNMTGKSRILQCERKPDVELDAHAFAFQARNFDSKQKQQSMKEQVKNGLALWPGLSSVSYDVSPKRSRKRCATHVYISQTIRSLESPKQRVIKESNLHGCHETRASERSKYGVLSEVQNLNRMINGVVTCDTARNPYESKNGILLQQCHYGEISQAASTYGVYGPQKQSFNLLSLSTGSYGLKVDDNNYNKVRSRLEPLSNMHVPYFQSLAQQQRVMPIPTYQSRYASTVYLNHMTVGGPQLQLQQPHYYGSQLYGTQYSSTVSNKQEQQKNLGMQQAAQGRSSVNWNIMRTQNPNWQSGRNYYSAMGPCAPQVIFPHTPTSQEIFGSKITSMVGQQQQLISPIHDKWARSSSQFYL; this is encoded by the exons ATGGACAAGACTCAAAACATGAAGCGTGGAGTTAAGAAGCAAAGACACACAAATAAACTCTTGTTTGGTG CTTTCCAATTCTCAAAGAAACCAAAGAAGCAAGAAAAAGTTAGAAGCTTAAGTGCTGTTACTGAAATGAGTTGTCATGTTTCTGAAAAACAACAAGAACATCCAAAGAGATTTAAGCTTCACAATAAT TTTTTGAATGGATGCTATGGTGCTTCTGTTCCAAGGAAGCTACGTTCAG CCATGAAGAAGCGCGGTCGCGAATCCATCTTACATGATAAAGAAAAGGTGAACCATAAGATCGATGGAATAGAATCTCTAGAAAAGGATAATGTAAAGAAGTCAAAA AAACATGAAATTGGCCAAAACTGGTCCCAAAGAGGAGTTTTTGGTTCCATCACAAAAGATGAGGAAGAGGTAGCTGAGACACTGTATGCCTTGGCTGCAATGTTTCCTCGCAGCGGCTCCAATGATATTATCAAGGAACTTGATGGAGAACCTTTCATGGAAAACTCCTCAGTTCTGCAGGACATGAAGGAGAAGGTTAATGCTTCTCTTGAAG CCTCGGTAATTATTCAAGGCGAAAGTTTTTGTTGTGAAAGTTGTTTACTTGGAGAATCTTCAAAAATCACGAATGAAACTATTAATGGTCAAGAACTCTTTGAGAGGGCAAAGTTATTGGTGGGATCTCATAGCACAGCTCCATCTACGGATCTTCAGACCATGCCTGAGACGGTAAAGCACGAATGTCGCAAAAAAGTTGCATTGGATGACTCTGAGTTATGTCTAGCAATGGG ATTAAATATGACTGGAAAATCAAGAATTTTACAATGCGAGAGGAAACCAGATGTTGAATTAGACGCG CATGCGTTCGCATTTCAGGCCAGAAATTTTGATAGCAAGCAAAAACAGCAGTCGATGAAGGAACAAGTAAAAAATG GTCTTGCATTGTGGCCAGGCTTGTCTTCGGTGTCATATGATGTTAGTCCTAAAAGATCACGTAAAAGATGTGCAACTCATGTTTACATCAGTCAAACAATTCGGAGTTTAGAGTCGCCAAAACAAAGAGTTATCAAAGAATCCAATCTTCATGGGTGTCATGAAACGAGAGCAAGCGAAAGATCAAAGTATGGAGTTCTTTCGGAAGTACAAAACTTGAACAGAATGATAAATGGAGTAGTTACTTGTGATACTGCGAGGAATCCTTATGAAAGTAAGAATGGCATTCTTTTGCAGCAATGCCACTATGGTGAAATATCACAGGCTGCTTCAACATATGGAGTATATGGTCCTCAAAAGCAA AGTTTCAATCTCTTGTCCTTGTCAACTGGAAGTTATGGATTAAAGGTCGATgacaataattataataaagttCGAAGTAGGTTGGAGCCGTTGTCAAATATGCATGTACCTTATTTTCAGTCACTAGCACAGCAACAAAGGGTAATGCCAATTCCTACATATCAAAGTCGTTACGCCTCGACAGTTTACCTTAATCATATGACTGTTGGAGGACCACAG CTTCAGTTGCAACAACCTCATTATTATGGTAGCCAATTATATGGAACTCAATATAGTTCAACAGTTTCAAATAAACAAgagcaacaaaaaaatttggggATGCAACAAGCAGCTCAAGGTAGGTCATCTGTAAATTGGAATATTATGAGGACCCAAAATCCTAACTGGCAAAGTGGAAGAAACTACTATTCTGCAATGGGTCCATGTGCCCCCCAAGTCATCTTTCCTCATACCCCTACATCACAAGAAATATTTGGATCCAAGATTACTTCAATGGTTGGACAACAGCAGCAGCTCATTTCCCCCATCCATGACAAATGGGCAAGATCTTCATCTCAATTCTATCTGTGA
- the LOC11419257 gene encoding AP-2 complex subunit sigma, with protein MIRFILLQNRQGKTRLAKYYVPLEDSEKHKVEYEVHRLVVNRDPKYTNFVEFRTHKVIYRRYAGLFFSLCVDITDNELAYLECIHLFVEILDHFFSNVCELDLVFNFHKVYLILDEFILAGELQETSKKAIIERMGELEKLE; from the exons ATG atcCGATTCATTCTGTTGCAGAATAGACAGGGTAAAACCCGTTTAGCCAAATACTATGTTCCTCTTGAAGATTCCGAGAAACACAAGGTCGAATACGAGGTTCATCGCCTTGTCGTAAATAGAGATCCCAAATACACTAATTTCGTTGAG TTTCGTACACACAAGGTAATATACCGGAGATATGCTGGACTGTTTTTCTCACTTTGTGTTGACATCACTGATAATGAGTTGGCATATTTAGAGTGCATCCATTTGTTTGTTGAAATCTTGGATCACTTCTTCAGCAATGTCTGTGAACTCGATTTGGTATTTAACTTCCACAAG GTCTACCTTATACTTGATGAATTCATTCTAGCGGGTGAACTGCAAGAAACAAGCAAGAAG GCTATCATTGAAAGAATGGGGGAGCTTGAAAAACTAGAGTGA